From the Xiphophorus maculatus strain JP 163 A chromosome 20, X_maculatus-5.0-male, whole genome shotgun sequence genome, one window contains:
- the LOC102225603 gene encoding cytochrome c oxidase subunit 6C-1, translating into MSLPKPVMRGLLAKRLRFHLPIAFGVAITTALLYKFAVTEPRKKAYANFYKHYDAVKEFKAMREAGIFESVRPAGK; encoded by the exons ATGTCGCTGCCAAAGCCGGTAATGAGGGGCTTGTTGGCGAAGCGCCTCAGGTTCCATCTGCCCATCGCGTTTGGAGTTGCGATAACAACAGCTCTATTGTACAAG TTTGCAGTGACTGAGCCCAGAAAGAAGGCATATGCTAATTTCTACAAGCATTATGATGCTGTCAAAGAGTTCAAGGCCATGAGAGAAGCAGGGATCTTTGAGAGTGTGCGTCCTGCTGGAAAGTAA